One region of Rhineura floridana isolate rRhiFlo1 chromosome 20, rRhiFlo1.hap2, whole genome shotgun sequence genomic DNA includes:
- the LOC133373811 gene encoding lipocalin-like, which produces MQAWLVSTLALALGCLLQAEAEVPVQPDFQQDQFTGRWFSIGLASNSRWFKDKKSVMKMCTTVVTPTEDGNLDVTSTYPKLDQCETRNILFIQTEQPGRFHYTSPRSGSQHDVRVVETNYSEYALLCAKMRKGAETFTMVTLYGRSKELRSDLLEKFTQLALAQGLSQENVLLLPRTDLCMTDSV; this is translated from the exons ATGCAGGCCTGGCTTGTCAGCACTTTGGCTCTGGCCCTGGGCTGCCTGCTCCAGGCAGAGGCCGAGGTGCCGGTACAGCCCGACTTCCAGCAAGACCAG tTTACCGGGAGATGGTTCAGCATTGGCCTGGCCTCCAACTCCCGCTGGTTCAAGGACAAGAAGTCGGTGATGAAGATGTGCACCACAGTGGTCACGCCCACGGAAGATGGCAACCTGGATGTCACCTCCACCTATCCCAA GCTTGACCAGTGTGAGACGAGGAACATCCTTTTCATCCAGACTGAGCAGCCCGGCCGATTCCACTACACCAGCCCAC GCTCAGGAAGCCAACATGATGTCCGCGTAGTGGAGACCAACTACAGCGAGTACGCTTTGCTATGTGCCAAGATGAGGAAAGGCGCAGAGACGTTCACCATGGTGACGCTGTACG GGAGAAGCAAGGAACTGAGGTCTGACCTGCTGGAGAAGTTCACCCAGTTGGCCTTGGCACAGGGACTCAGCCAGGAGAACGTTCTCCTCCTGCCCAGGACTG ATCTTTGCATGACAGACTCTGTGTAG
- the LOC133373916 gene encoding lipocalin-15-like, which translates to MGPMMRSCLMVLLCAFCIHADVDVQPDFDLAKFSGKWHVMAAVSDCDLFQKMKPIMTTSATIVKPLPNGDTELVTGFPLPKECKKMKMLLKKTDQPGHFTSDDETGKKDVRVMATDYDNFAFLYIFKEAEGEPSSTSVQLYTRLPKITKEVMEIFKQLYHKVGLTDDLMVEFPWSDLCSNLLRD; encoded by the exons ATGGGGCCCATGATGCGGAGCTGTTTGATGGTCCTGCTTTGCGCATTCTGCATTCACGCTGATGTTGATGTGCAACCAGATTTTGATTTGGCGAAG TTTTCAGGGAAATGGCACGTCATGGCAGCTGTGTCCGACTGCGACTTGTTCCAGAAGATGAAGCCTATCATGACCACATCCGCTACCATTGTTAAACCCCTTCCAAATGGTGACACGGAACTAGTGACTGGCTTCCCTCT CCCTAAAGAATGCAAGAAGATGAAAATGCTCTTGAAGAAGACAGACCAGCCTGGGCACTTCACAAGTGATG ATGAGACTGGCAAGAAAGATGTGCGGGTGATGGCAACGGACTACGACAACTTTgccttcctctacattttcaaggAGGCTGAAGGGGAGCCCAGTAGCACCAGTGTCCAGCTGTACA CCCGACTGCCTAAGATCACCAAAGAAGTGATGGAGATCTTCAAGCAGCTTTATCACAAGGTGGGACTCACAGATGACCTGATGGTAGAATTTCCCTGGTCTG ATCTTTGCTCCAATCTCCTCAG AGACTGA